A genomic window from Pseudokineococcus lusitanus includes:
- a CDS encoding enoyl-CoA hydratase-related protein produces the protein MTTEQPPSRSVEVERRGRAGWVRLSRPEALNALDGALVGELVAAVRELDADDDVAVVVLTGAGRAFAAGADITALADRTYLDMHLHDPLRALEEVGRLRTPVVAGVSGYALGGGCELAMMCDVVVAAEGSRFGLPELGLGVVPGLGGTQRLPRAVGKALAADMVLTGRLLDAEEARQAGLVSRVVPAEELLAEVARVADAVAARSLPVLVSAKEALQAAQETPLAEGLRLERLAFAATFALADRAEGMAAFRDRRPPRFEDR, from the coding sequence GTGACGACCGAGCAGCCCCCCTCCCGCTCCGTCGAGGTCGAGCGGCGCGGCCGGGCGGGGTGGGTCCGGCTCTCGCGGCCCGAGGCGCTCAACGCCCTCGACGGGGCGCTCGTCGGGGAGCTGGTCGCCGCCGTGCGGGAGCTCGACGCGGACGACGACGTGGCCGTCGTCGTGCTCACCGGCGCCGGACGGGCCTTCGCCGCGGGCGCCGACATCACGGCCCTCGCGGACCGGACCTACCTCGACATGCACCTGCACGACCCGCTGCGGGCGCTGGAGGAGGTCGGCCGCCTGCGGACGCCCGTCGTCGCCGGCGTCTCCGGCTACGCGCTGGGCGGCGGCTGCGAGCTGGCGATGATGTGCGACGTCGTCGTGGCCGCGGAGGGCTCGCGCTTCGGGCTGCCCGAGCTCGGGCTCGGCGTCGTGCCCGGCCTCGGCGGCACGCAACGTCTGCCCCGCGCGGTCGGCAAGGCGCTCGCCGCCGACATGGTCCTCACCGGCCGGCTCCTCGACGCCGAGGAGGCGCGGCAGGCGGGGCTGGTCTCCCGCGTCGTCCCCGCCGAGGAGCTGCTCGCCGAGGTGGCCCGCGTCGCCGACGCCGTCGCGGCGCGGTCGCTGCCCGTCCTCGTCTCCGCGAAGGAGGCGCTGCAGGCCGCGCAGGAGACGCCGCTCGCCGAGGGACTGCGCCTCGAGCGGCTCGCCTTCGCCGCCACCTTCGCCCTCGCCGACCGGGCGGAGGGGATGGCGGCCTTCCGCGACAGGCGCCCGCCACGGTTCGAGGACCGCTGA
- a CDS encoding acyl-CoA dehydrogenase family protein — MTTAAGGRTPWTDPDVLSYRDLLPGPDRARLDAAREVFDRCLRPLVPAHWDAGTFPDAAVAALAPLDLVALAAEPGRALLHGLVHVELARVDLSLSVFLGVQGVLVAEALRRLGSDEQRARYLPDLRALRRVGAFALTEPEHGSDISRHMATTAVRSGGSWTLRGTKRWIGNGTHADHLLVWARDTADGEIKGFLVDRGTPGLRTSPVGPKIGLRIVQNADVVLDDVVVGDDRLLEGATGFAATNDLLTSSRLWVAWQTVGLQFAAYDQALAYTLGRVQFGRPVAATQLVQEKLVRILENATTTLGLLVRLAQLQDEGRLRAEHAALAKASGSARMRESVAAARALLGGNGLATAHGVGRTFCDAEALYSYEGSHEINTLVVGRAVTGLSAF, encoded by the coding sequence GTGACGACGGCGGCGGGCGGTCGCACCCCGTGGACGGACCCGGACGTCCTGTCCTACCGGGACCTGCTGCCGGGCCCGGACCGCGCCCGGCTCGACGCCGCCCGCGAGGTCTTCGACCGCTGCCTGCGCCCCCTCGTCCCGGCGCACTGGGACGCCGGCACCTTCCCGGACGCCGCCGTCGCCGCGCTGGCCCCCCTCGACCTCGTCGCGCTCGCGGCCGAGCCGGGCCGGGCCCTGCTGCACGGCCTCGTGCACGTCGAGCTCGCCCGCGTCGACCTGTCGCTGTCGGTCTTCCTCGGCGTGCAGGGCGTCCTCGTGGCCGAGGCCTTGCGGCGCCTGGGGTCCGACGAGCAGCGGGCGCGCTACCTGCCGGACCTCCGCGCCCTGCGGCGCGTGGGCGCCTTCGCGCTCACCGAGCCCGAGCACGGCTCGGACATCTCGCGGCACATGGCCACCACCGCCGTGCGGAGCGGCGGCTCGTGGACGCTGCGCGGGACCAAGCGCTGGATCGGGAACGGCACCCACGCCGACCACCTGCTCGTCTGGGCCCGGGACACCGCCGACGGGGAGATCAAGGGCTTCCTCGTCGACCGCGGCACGCCGGGGCTCCGCACCTCCCCGGTGGGGCCCAAGATCGGCCTGCGCATCGTGCAGAACGCGGACGTCGTGCTCGACGACGTCGTCGTCGGCGACGACCGCCTGCTCGAGGGCGCGACGGGCTTCGCCGCCACGAACGACCTGCTGACGAGCTCGCGCCTGTGGGTCGCCTGGCAGACGGTCGGCCTGCAGTTCGCGGCGTACGACCAGGCGCTCGCCTACACGCTGGGACGGGTGCAGTTCGGGCGGCCCGTCGCGGCGACGCAGCTGGTGCAGGAGAAGCTCGTCCGCATCCTCGAGAACGCCACGACGACCCTCGGCCTCCTCGTGCGCCTCGCCCAGCTGCAGGACGAGGGGCGGCTCCGCGCGGAGCACGCGGCCCTGGCCAAGGCGTCGGGGAGCGCGCGCATGCGCGAGTCGGTGGCCGCCGCCCGCGCCCTCCTCGGCGGCAACGGCCTCGCGACGGCGCACGGCGTCGGACGCACCTTCTGCGACGCCGAGGCCCTGTACAGCTACGAGGGCAGCCACGAGATCAACACCCTCGTGGTCGGACGGGCCGTCACCGGCCTGTCCGCCTTCTGA